The Nostoc sp. PCC 7524 nucleotide sequence GATGCTAAAACTACAGCATCTACAATTAATTTACCAAGGTAGGCGATCGCCGCAGGTAACAAACCAGCCAATAAAGTTAAACTAGCCAGAATCATCGTCAAAGTGTGGCTAGTCGTCCACACCAAATTTATTGCCCTTCCGCTATAACGGAAAACTGCCAGTGATTGACGCAGGGGGTGACGTTGCTTTTTACTCTTCATTATTCTTTTTATAGCGCGAGAGTCACCACCCCTGTGCGAAATTTACAATACATCTAATTTCTTGTCAGCTATATTTACCCACTCCTATACTACAGGTGTAGTTTCCTTGCTGCTACTTATAAGTTATTGCATCAATCCTCACTGTTCCCAGCCACAAAACACCGATATGTCACTGTTTTGTGCAGCTTGCGGTTCTGATTTGCTTCTGCAAGGATGCTATCGAGTCATTAAACCATTGGGTAGCGGTGGTTTTGGCAAAACCTTTGAAGTTGAGGATAATGGTACACGCAAAATTTTAAAGGTTCTGCATAATACTCATCCCAAAGCAGTAGAACTGTTTCAACAAGAAGCAACAGTCTTACAACAACTGCATCATCCGGGTATTCCCAGAGTTGAATCGGATGGTTATTTTATTTTTCAACCTAAAAATAGCTCTTCTCTGCACTGTCTCATTATGGAAAAAATCGAGGGGATGAATCTAGAAACATGGATGCAAACCCGCAACAATGAACCCATCATTGAACGTGCAGCCATACGTTGGTTAAAACAACTATTAGAAATCCTCCAAACAGTTCACCAAAAACAATATTTTCACCGAGATATCAAACCCTCCAATGTCATGTTAAAACCAGACGGGCAACTGGCATTGATTGATTTTGGTACAGCGCGGGAAGTTACCCAAACTTTCATGCAAAAGTTAGAAGGGCAGCAAGTTACAGGTATTATTTCCGCAGGTTATACACCTTCAGAACAAATGAATGGTAAAGCGGTACCACAATCAGATTTTTTTGCTTTAGGGCGCACATTTGTTTATTTGCTTACAGGCCAAACTCCTACAACATTTACCGAAGAATACCATACAGGTCAGTTGATGTGGCGCACTAATATTCATAATATTTCCCCAGCCTTAGCAGATTTAATTGATGAAATGATGCAGCCATTTCCTGGCAACAGACCCCAAAATGTTACAGAAATTTTGCAGCGTTTGCAAAGTATTGAACAGTCTTTATCTACATCCCAACCGTCAACTCAAGCACCGCTAATTCCCGACACAGTTCCAGTTGTTAATGTGTCACAATCATCACCTGCTAAAATGCCAGTTAGATTGCTAGCTAGTGTTGGTCAAGGGGCAAGAATTAGAAATGCCTAGTGCATTTGATGCTTTTACACCAGCAGCCCATAGAAATTATCTTGGCGGTAGCACTCAAGCCCGCAAACATCGCCAGTTACTTGAAGATGTGATGAAAAAACAAGGATTTATTGGTTTATCTACAGAATGGTGGCACTTTGATGCCCCTGGTTGGGAAAATTTTCCTGTGATGGATATACCTTTTGAGCAAATCCCACGTAGTTAAATAGGACATCTAGCTCCACCCTTGGTAGCTCCAGACTTTCGCAGTACCATAATAAGCGCCAAGCTATCTCTCCCAGGATGGATGTCATCAGATGCAGCCTGTACGTCACACCTTATCAACACCTGATATTCAATTGTCTTACTTGGAGTGGAACCAAGGTAAAGAACCTTTACTGCTGCTACATGGTTTAGCTGACCATGCTTTAGTGTGGTTGAGTTTAGGAGAATATTTAGCGGCAGACTATCATATAGTTGCGCCGGATATGCGTGGTCATGGTGAGAGCAGTAAGCCAGAAACAGACTATACTTTTGACAGTGCGATCGCAGATCTAGAAGCACTCATGAATCATTTGGGGTGGTCATCTGCTCATATCGTCAGTCATTCATGGACAGGTAAATTAGCCGCCATTTGGGCGAGAGTCAACCCCCAACGCTTGCGGAGTATAGTTCTAGTAGACCCCATCTTTATCTGGAAAATGCCCAGCGTCTTGCGGTTAACTTTCCCTTTGTTGTACCGTTACTTATCCTTTCTCAAAGGCATGGGGCCATTTACCAGCTACGCAGACGCAGAGCAACAAGCACAGCAATTAAATCAATATCAGGGTTGGAGTCAATTACAACAGCAAGTCTTCCAAACTGGACTAGAACAAAAACCTGATGGTAGTTGGGGGAGCAAATTCACCATCGCCGCCCGTGATGGCATTTTTGAAGACGTGATGCGCGTACCTGGTTTTACTATCCCCCTAGAAACCCCATCCCTATTTATCCAGCCAGAAAAAGGACTAAATCGCCTAGATTGGCAAATCAAACCCTATAAAACCTATCTAAAGAACCTCCGGTTATGTCAAGTTCCTGGAAATCATTGGCCTTTCTTGACTGCACCAGAAACATTTAACCACGCGATCGCAACATTTTTAGCAGAATTTAAGTAAAACCAATTTCATGATTAACAGACAGCAGCAAAAGAGTAAAGCTCAATTTTATTCTTTTGACTATTGACTCTTGACTATTGACTCCCTAACATGAGCCTTTGTATCAATCCAGCTTGTCCCAAACCTAATCATTCCCACAATGAAAACAACCGCTTTTGTCAAAGTTGTGGTTCCCCATTGGAATTAGTGGGACGCTATCGGGTGATGCGTTTATTGAGTGATACAAATGGATTTAGCCAAGTCTATGAAGTATACGAACAAGAAACAACAAAAATTCTTAAGGTACTACGAGCAAATCTCACCAACGATACTCAAGCAGTAGAACTGTTTCGCCAAGAATCAGTTGTCTTGGGACAAATAAATCATATAGGTATTCCCAGAGTAGACGCGTATTTTCAGCATCAAACTAGAAACGGTTTGATTCTGTACTGCATTGTCGAAGAAAAAATTGACGGACTGAACTTAGAAAAGTTGTTAGAAAAACAACAAAAACCGACTTCTCAAGCACAAGCTATAAATTGGTTGAAACAGTTAGCAGAGATTTTAGATTTAGTCCATAGCCAGCAATATTTACACTTAAATATTAAGCCATCTAACATCATCATCAGGCCAGATGGACAATTAGTTTTAATTGACTGTGGTACAGCCAAAGAAATAGCCAGAAATTATCTAAATCGCAGTACCACACCTACCATGTCTTCTGGTTATAGCGCCCCAGAACAAATACAGGGCAAAGTAACACGACAATCAGATTTTTTTGCATTGGGACGCACCTTCGTTTTCTTACTCACAGGAAAACACCCATTGGATATGTATGATGCACACCATAACTTATTAAATTGGCGTAATTATGCCAATCAAATTGCACCGCCGATATTAAATTTAATTGATTGGTTAATGAACTCAGACTTAACTAAGCGTCCCGTCAATGCCAAAGAAATTTTGCAACGCCTCAATGAAATTGCACAGCCAAAAACTATTCTGGAAACTAAAAACATCAATATCCCAAAAAAGCCCCAAACCTTAGAATTCCCCCAGCCAAAAATTCCATCACAGCCATTATCATCAGTCAAGCAGACCACAAAAATTCCGTTAATGGCGCTATTTGTTGCCTTGTTAGTTTCATTAGGTTTGCTCAGTGTAGTTGCTTTTATGGCAGGTTATCCAAAATTCACAGCCTTATTGCCATTACCAACGCAATCGCCAGAAAGAAAAGGTAAAATTGACTATTTTCCCTATGAAGCAGGTAGGGATAGTCAAGGTAGAATTGCTGAATTTAATATAGCTGTTTTATCAATAGAGTATAAATGGCTGGCAGAAAGTAATTTTCAAATTACCAATAATAATCAAATTATTAGTCTCGATGTTTTAAAGTTAATGTTAGAGCAAGAAGGCATACAAGAAATAATGCAAGAACCTAATGAAATTATTTCTGTAGGCATAGCTTCTTGTAATAGTAGATTACAAACTGCACAACGTAGAGCATTTGAGCGTTCCCAAAACATCCAAATATTAGCTAAAAAATTATTTCAAAATATTCCTAGCGTTAAAGTTTATCGCCTATTAAATTTAGGTCAATTTCAACGAAGCGGCTGTCAACCCAATCAAGATGTCACAAGATATCAAAGTAGTGTGATTATTATTGGAGTGAAAAATAAATCTCCAGGTGTAATTCTAGATGAAGCCCTCCGCGATAGATTAGAAAACAAACCTTTTGCTGATTTTAAATTAGAAGATTATTCTTTAGGTTCAGTAGATAAGTTTAGGACAATTATTAAATAAATGTTAATATAATTTATCTTTTTCAGGTGCATATGACTAAAAAATCAGATATCAGCACTAAAAAGTTAATTGGCCTTGCACCTAAAAACTGGGTTAGATGGGTGACAGAAATTGATGATATTCTCGCTGGAGAAATTATTAATTCTGAATTCCAATGGATTAGCCGTGAAAATGATGTATTAGTTCGTGCGACAAGCCCCAGATATGGAGAGTTTCTAGTCCTCAACGAGATACAATTACGATACAAGCCTGAAATGCCTAAAAGAATGCGGGCTTATGCAGCACTAGCCGAAGAGAAATATAATTTACCTACCTATCCAGTATTAGTTAATCTTCTTAAAGAAAACGATACACCAATTCCTACCCGCTATGAATCAGAATTTGCTGGCTTACAGACGCGTCAAGACTACCGAGTTATTAATTTTTGGGAAGTAAATGTAGAAATAGCTTTTACTAAGTCTTTAATATCCTTGCTTCCCTTTGTACCCATACTCAAGGGTGGTGCAGAAGAATCGACAATACAGCGAGCATTGCAAATGCTTCGCGCTGATGAGCAATTGAGCCAATTAGAAACAGTGATGGCTTTTTTTGCTACCTTCGTATTAGATAGTGCATTAGTTCAACAAATCATGAGGTGGGATATGGCAGTATTAAGTGAATCTCCTTGGTATCAGCAAATTTTGAGAGAGGGTAGAGAACAAGGAAGAAAAGAAGAAATACTCTCAGGTATTGAACTGGGATTAGAAATAAAATTTGGATATGAGGGTTTACAACTGATTTCAGAAATCTCTCAGATATCCAATTTAGAGCAACTTAAGACAATTCAACAAAGCATCAAAACTATCAATACTGTAAATGAATTGGGTGAACTCATTCAAAGTTTTCAAACTTCTCTAACTTAATCTATTTACTCACGCTCCCATGCCAGAGTATCTTTTCAACCCCGCACGCCATAGCCAGCGATTCGCAACTAAAAAGATTAATATCCAAGCTATTAGTGACAAAAACCCTCGTGCTACATCCACAGGTATTCCTATCAACAGACTAGCAGGAAAATTAATCAAGTAAGGGAAAGGAGTAAATACAACTATCTGCCTTATAGGTTCAGGAAATACTTCTAATGGCGCGATTAAACCAGATAAAAACAAATAAAACAACAACCAAAAATTTTCTATAGCGTTAGCCCTTTCCGTCCAAAAGGCGAACATGGCAAAGGTGTACTGAATCACAAACCGCAAAACAAATGCTAGCACCACTGCCACAGAAAATAATAATAATTGCCTCAAACTTGGCAACCAAAAAGCCTGGGGATAGAGGAAAAAAAACAACACTATGAGTAAAACCGCAAACGGTATGCGAGCAACCCGTTCAGAGAGATGGGATGCAACATGGTGCCATACTGGGTCTAGAGGTTGCAATAGTTTAGGTGATAGTTTACCTTCTACTACTTCCCTTTCAAACTCATATATTACCCAGACAACTGATATTTGTCTGACAACAAAAACTGTGAGAAAGTAACGGGCAAAATCAACTGGTGTTAAACCAAACTGCCCACTTTGTGATGCTTTTATCCAAACTCCCATCAAAATAATTGGTAAAGAGCCAGACAAAACCCATAAAATTAGTTCTGCTCGATACTCCACCATATAGGCGTAGTAAACTGTCAGGAAAGTTAGAGCTTTTCTAATAGTTCTTTTCATTTACTTTTGAATTATTTAAACGACTCCTGCTTGAAAAACTCGTCCAATCACTTCTTCCACAGGCGGTTCAGTTACGGTTAAATCTATGACTTCCAAATCAGCCAAAATCTTTGATACTGTGCGGGTGAGTAACTCTTGCTGCACCATAAAATGCACGGCTCGTCCTTCCACAAGTTGCACATCACCATAGGCTCTGAGTTTTTCCATTGGTAGAGGTTGGGCTAACTCTACATAGATTTCTCGGTAGGGAGCAAACCGTTCTAACAGTCCATCTAAGCTACCGTCATACATCAGCTTTCCTTGGTGAATCAACAGCACTCGTTCACATAAAGCTGTAATATCTGCCATGTAATGGCTAGTTAATAACACTGTTGCCTGATAACGCTGATTGTACTCACGCAGAAAATCCCGTACTGCTACTTGAGCATTGACATCTAACCCTAGTGTGGGTTCATCTAAAAACAACACATGGGGACGGTGTAAAAGTGCTGCTAATAATTCAGCTTTCATGCGTTCACCTAAAGACAGTTTCCGTACTGGCTGATTCAACTTCCCTTCTAAAGCCAGCATTTCTGTTAGTTCCCCTACCCGGCGGTGAAATTCTTTATCCGAGATGTTGTAAACAGCTGCGTTAATCTTTAAAGAATCTATGGCTGGTAAGTCCCAGAGTAATTGTTGTTTTTGCCCCATAACCAAGGTGATTTTTTGCAAAAATGCTTCTTGGCGTTTAAAGGGGACGTAACCAGCTACTTTGACTACACCACTGGAAGGATGAATTAACCCTGTGAGCATTTTGAGTGTGGTAGTTTTCCCAGCACCATTTGGCCCTAGAAATCCTACTACTTCACCGGGAGCAATTTCAAAGGAAACATCCTGAACGGCTTTAATTGAACGGTAGGTGCGGCGGAAAAAGTGGGTGATTGTGCCTTTAATTCCTGGCTCTTTCACCGCCACCGGATAAGATTTACTGAGGTTTTCGGCAATGATAATTGACATATATATATATGTTAAAGCCGTAGATCACCTTTATGGTCGAGTTAGTTAACCACAGTCGGTAGGGTGCGTCAGTATGAGTAATTTCTCGGTATGTTAAGGGTTTCTGTGACTGACGCACCCTTGTATATTAAATATTTTTTTGTTTGAAAGTTCTTTTATTTCAAACGACCCGATCGCAATATACTGATAATCAACCACAATCCCAACAAACTCGCCGCCGCAAACAGAACGCTGCTTAAAAATGACAACTGAGTTGTCTGGGCTTTAGTTGTAATAATTGCTGCCCCCATAATCAGGGAACCTACTAAGATACTAAAGGAGAGGCGATTGGCTGCATCGTCCATTGTGCGGCGTACACCGTCTAAACCATGCAATGAAAAATTCCAGCGTAGGGTTTCGGATGTTACTCGGTCTAATAACAGTTCAAGTTGCCGGGGAGATTGTAATGAGAGACTTTTGATATCTAAGGCTGTTCTGAGGAGCGATCGCACTGGATTATCCCCTACTAATTGCCGCCGAAACAAGTCTGTAATTAATGGCTGGATTTCTTCAAATAAATTTACCTCTGGGTTAAAAGTCCGCGCTACCCCTTCTAAATTCGCCAAAGTTTTAGCGTACAAGCCCATGTTACTGGGTAAGCGAATTTTATTATTTCGCGCCACTTGCAAAATTTCATAAAAAATTTGACTAAAATTCATCTCCGTCAAACTGACGTTATAATACTTCCGCAGCATCCGGTCATAATCACTTTCCAACCGTGCCACAATTACAGGCTGTGCGGAATCTGCCAGTTGTAGAGTCAATTGGGCGCACCTCCCCGCATCTAAATCCACAATCGCCAATAACATTTCTGTCAATATCTGCTGAGTGCGGGGATCAAGTCTGCCTACCATGCCACAATCTATCAGGGCAACACGACCATCGTTAAGATAGAAGATATTGCCAGGATGGGGATCAGCATGAAAAAAGCCATCAATATATAACTGTTGAAAGAAAGCGCGAAATAGTAGGGTGGTGATGGCTTGCCGTTCTGCTACTGGGTCTTTCCCATCATTGTTGCTGAAATTCGCCGATAGAATTGGCACTCCCTCTAGCCATTCCATCACCATTAATTTTTCTGTAGTTAAGTGCCAGTATATTTCCGCTACTACAATTTGTTGGGGATCAAACCAGCGACTGTGCGATAAATTACGCCGTAGTTGGTCTGTATAACCGGCTTCTCGTGTAAAATCTAACTCAGCTTCTAAAGCTCTGGTAAATTCTTCGGCAATGGATTTAATTTCATAGTTCTGCCCGAAATCGGTACGCGCCACCAAATCAGCAATCCCTTGAATTAAAGCGATATCTTGAGCCACTGTAATATCGATCCCCGGTCGTTGCACCTTCATGGCAACTTCCCGTCCATCAGCCAATGTAGCGCGATGGATTTGGGCAATTGATCCCGCCGCTACAGGGATAGGATTAATATTCTGGAAAGTCTCTTCTAAAGGGCGTTTGAGTTGTTGGCGGATGACAATTTCAATTTCTGCCCAAGGAACAGGCGGCACTTCATCTTGCAGCGTGGAAAGTTCTTCAATATAGGGGGCGCTGAGTAAATCCGGACGGGTAGACATTAGCTGACCGAGTTTGACATAAACTGGCCCCAAATCCACGAGAATATTTTTCAAAACCGCCGGGGTGGGTAGCTGGGGTTCATCGGCTTTACCCCCTGTCAGCAGTCGCCGCATATAATCCCAGCCGTTACGGAGAACGACTTCAATAATTTCTCGTTGCCGGGGAACAGTTTGAGTCAGGAACATGGTGGGGGATATGGAGTAGGGAGTGGGGAGTGGGGAGTGGGGGGAGATGGGGAAGACAAGGGAGAATCTTCTGCCTTCGGCCTCCTGCCCTCTGCCCCCTGCCTCCTGCCTTCGTTAGTTATAATAAAAACCCCGCATTTCAGCCTCTGCCACGGGTTTTAACTTTTCCAGTTAATGGCTATAGCAAGTCGCTAAATCGGGGATCGTTTTGCAGATTTTTGATCACCTGCTTAATTTCTTGAGTACGTTCTTTATTGACGATGAGAGTGACATTGCGATCGCGCACAATCACCACATCCTCTAAACCTATAGTAACAATTACATCTTCTGGATTAGTAGCATATACTATAGCCCCTTGCGTATCTAGTCCTACATGGGTAGCAAGTTCAACATTGGGACTATCGGGTTTTTTCAGTAGGCGTTCAATCGCATTCCAATCACCTAAGTCATCCCACCCAAAATCTGCCGGTAAGACATATGCTAAATTAGTCTTTTCCATGAGTGCATAGTCTATACTTTTTTTAGGTAACTGGGGATAAATATCAACACCCTGTTTTACCAATGGCTCGATGATTTCAGGTGCATGAGTATATAGTTCATTGAGAACAACACCAGCCCGAAACACGAACATCCCGCTATTCCAGCTAAATCTGCCCGTAGACAGAAATGTTTCTGCTTTACCACGGTCGGGCTTTTCAGTAAAGCGGTTGACGTGATAAGCTGGCAACTCATTAAAGCTACCAATTTTTTCACCTTGTTCAATGTAGCCGTAACCAGTTGATGGGAAAGTAGGCTTAATTCCTAAAGTGACAATCGCTGCTGTGTTTGCCGCTAGTTGGGTAGCAGCATCCAATGTACGCTTAAATGCTTGTTGGTCAGCTATCCAATGGTCAGAGGGAAAAAAGCCAATAATAGCGTCATCTCCGTAACGCTTTTGAATTTCTAAACTTGTCCAAGCTACGGCGGCGGCTGTGTCCCTCCCCTGCGGTTCAATCAATAAATTTGGCGATGGTAATTCGGGTAGTTGTTGTTTCACCCCTTGTCCTAACTGACTAGAGGTGATTACCCACAAGTCATCCCAACTGCCTGCGAAGGTTAACAGTCGCTCGGCGGTTGCTTGTAATAGACTTCTAGAGCTACCATCAAGACTTAAAAATTGCTTGGGTCGGTCTTGGCGACTGAGGGGCCAAAAACGCTCACCTTTGCCACCTGCCAGGATTACTGGGAACAATGAACTACTCATGTTGTCATACACACCTACGGTAGAACATTTCAAGTTTACAGTGTGGTCTGACACTGGCAAGATTGGGGGCATGGATTAACATAACTTTTAGGGAGTGGTTGAGTGGGGAGATAATTGTGATTAAACAGGTTCAATTTTCAGATAATCAGGTCACGCCGCAACAAATACCAGATTTGGAACTGGGGCTACAACCTTCGCAACTGCAACGCTTAGATCATCAGGTGATAGCTCAACCAGCTACAACAGGAGAAATAGAAGTTAGACCACAACAGCAGAGTGCGATCGCTTCTCGTAATGTCGTCGAGTCTGTAGGCGCAATCCCCAATGAGCTGTATGAGCGTTTGGGTTTGGCCATGCCTCGCTGGCTATTGTGGATTTTGACCGTTGTTTTGGGGATCATCCTCTCAGGTCTTTTGGCATCTACTTTGGCATTGTGGACTCCTTTATGGAGCAACCTAGACCGCACCGACGAAGAATTAGGTTTTTCTGGTCAAGATGAACAGAAAATGCCTTTACCTGGGGAATTATGGAGCAAAATCTCCCAGTATCAACTCTCCAAACCGATGAATATTCTCATCATGGGGATTGAGCCAGTCAAAGGTGCTGTGGATGGTTCGGCGGAGAGTTTTTCTGGCAATAGCGATACTATGATGCTAGTCAGACTCAACCCCGCTAGTAAAACCATGAGGGTATTGTCAATTCCTAGGGATACAATGATTGCCATCCCAGAGCAGGGATTGACTAAGGTGTCAGAAGCTAACGCCCAAGGTGGGCCAGTGTTGGCAGCTAGGGTAGTCAGCCGCACCTTAAATAATGCCCGGATTGACCGCTACATTCGCATTTCTACCAGTGGCTTAAGACAGGTAGTTGATCAGTTGGGTGGGGTGGAGGTATTTGTACCCAAAGCCATGTCCTATCAAGACCCCAACACTCGCTCTACAGTCAGTTTAGTGAGTGGCTGGCAAACCCTCAACGGTGAACAAGCAGAATTGTTTGTTCGGTACCGGGAGGAAGGATTAGGGGATCTCACACGAGTACAGCGACAACAAGCAGTGGTAGCAGCATTGCTACAACGGCTCAATAGTCCGACTGTATTACCCCGATTGCCCCAATTAACCCGCCTGATGCGGAAATATTTTGATTCCAATTTGAAGATAGAAGAAATGATGGCTTTGGTGA carries:
- a CDS encoding serine/threonine-protein kinase, yielding MSAIFTHSYTTGVVSLLLLISYCINPHCSQPQNTDMSLFCAACGSDLLLQGCYRVIKPLGSGGFGKTFEVEDNGTRKILKVLHNTHPKAVELFQQEATVLQQLHHPGIPRVESDGYFIFQPKNSSSLHCLIMEKIEGMNLETWMQTRNNEPIIERAAIRWLKQLLEILQTVHQKQYFHRDIKPSNVMLKPDGQLALIDFGTAREVTQTFMQKLEGQQVTGIISAGYTPSEQMNGKAVPQSDFFALGRTFVYLLTGQTPTTFTEEYHTGQLMWRTNIHNISPALADLIDEMMQPFPGNRPQNVTEILQRLQSIEQSLSTSQPSTQAPLIPDTVPVVNVSQSSPAKMPVRLLASVGQGARIRNA
- a CDS encoding M15 family metallopeptidase, which codes for MPSAFDAFTPAAHRNYLGGSTQARKHRQLLEDVMKKQGFIGLSTEWWHFDAPGWENFPVMDIPFEQIPRS
- a CDS encoding alpha/beta fold hydrolase is translated as MQPVRHTLSTPDIQLSYLEWNQGKEPLLLLHGLADHALVWLSLGEYLAADYHIVAPDMRGHGESSKPETDYTFDSAIADLEALMNHLGWSSAHIVSHSWTGKLAAIWARVNPQRLRSIVLVDPIFIWKMPSVLRLTFPLLYRYLSFLKGMGPFTSYADAEQQAQQLNQYQGWSQLQQQVFQTGLEQKPDGSWGSKFTIAARDGIFEDVMRVPGFTIPLETPSLFIQPEKGLNRLDWQIKPYKTYLKNLRLCQVPGNHWPFLTAPETFNHAIATFLAEFK
- a CDS encoding serine/threonine protein kinase; this encodes MSLCINPACPKPNHSHNENNRFCQSCGSPLELVGRYRVMRLLSDTNGFSQVYEVYEQETTKILKVLRANLTNDTQAVELFRQESVVLGQINHIGIPRVDAYFQHQTRNGLILYCIVEEKIDGLNLEKLLEKQQKPTSQAQAINWLKQLAEILDLVHSQQYLHLNIKPSNIIIRPDGQLVLIDCGTAKEIARNYLNRSTTPTMSSGYSAPEQIQGKVTRQSDFFALGRTFVFLLTGKHPLDMYDAHHNLLNWRNYANQIAPPILNLIDWLMNSDLTKRPVNAKEILQRLNEIAQPKTILETKNINIPKKPQTLEFPQPKIPSQPLSSVKQTTKIPLMALFVALLVSLGLLSVVAFMAGYPKFTALLPLPTQSPERKGKIDYFPYEAGRDSQGRIAEFNIAVLSIEYKWLAESNFQITNNNQIISLDVLKLMLEQEGIQEIMQEPNEIISVGIASCNSRLQTAQRRAFERSQNIQILAKKLFQNIPSVKVYRLLNLGQFQRSGCQPNQDVTRYQSSVIIIGVKNKSPGVILDEALRDRLENKPFADFKLEDYSLGSVDKFRTIIK
- a CDS encoding ABC transporter permease yields the protein MKRTIRKALTFLTVYYAYMVEYRAELILWVLSGSLPIILMGVWIKASQSGQFGLTPVDFARYFLTVFVVRQISVVWVIYEFEREVVEGKLSPKLLQPLDPVWHHVASHLSERVARIPFAVLLIVLFFFLYPQAFWLPSLRQLLLFSVAVVLAFVLRFVIQYTFAMFAFWTERANAIENFWLLFYLFLSGLIAPLEVFPEPIRQIVVFTPFPYLINFPASLLIGIPVDVARGFLSLIAWILIFLVANRWLWRAGLKRYSGMGA
- a CDS encoding ABC transporter ATP-binding protein codes for the protein MSIIIAENLSKSYPVAVKEPGIKGTITHFFRRTYRSIKAVQDVSFEIAPGEVVGFLGPNGAGKTTTLKMLTGLIHPSSGVVKVAGYVPFKRQEAFLQKITLVMGQKQQLLWDLPAIDSLKINAAVYNISDKEFHRRVGELTEMLALEGKLNQPVRKLSLGERMKAELLAALLHRPHVLFLDEPTLGLDVNAQVAVRDFLREYNQRYQATVLLTSHYMADITALCERVLLIHQGKLMYDGSLDGLLERFAPYREIYVELAQPLPMEKLRAYGDVQLVEGRAVHFMVQQELLTRTVSKILADLEVIDLTVTEPPVEEVIGRVFQAGVV
- a CDS encoding ABC1 kinase family protein, producing MFLTQTVPRQREIIEVVLRNGWDYMRRLLTGGKADEPQLPTPAVLKNILVDLGPVYVKLGQLMSTRPDLLSAPYIEELSTLQDEVPPVPWAEIEIVIRQQLKRPLEETFQNINPIPVAAGSIAQIHRATLADGREVAMKVQRPGIDITVAQDIALIQGIADLVARTDFGQNYEIKSIAEEFTRALEAELDFTREAGYTDQLRRNLSHSRWFDPQQIVVAEIYWHLTTEKLMVMEWLEGVPILSANFSNNDGKDPVAERQAITTLLFRAFFQQLYIDGFFHADPHPGNIFYLNDGRVALIDCGMVGRLDPRTQQILTEMLLAIVDLDAGRCAQLTLQLADSAQPVIVARLESDYDRMLRKYYNVSLTEMNFSQIFYEILQVARNNKIRLPSNMGLYAKTLANLEGVARTFNPEVNLFEEIQPLITDLFRRQLVGDNPVRSLLRTALDIKSLSLQSPRQLELLLDRVTSETLRWNFSLHGLDGVRRTMDDAANRLSFSILVGSLIMGAAIITTKAQTTQLSFLSSVLFAAASLLGLWLIISILRSGRLK
- a CDS encoding mannose-1-phosphate guanylyltransferase, whose product is MSSSLFPVILAGGKGERFWPLSRQDRPKQFLSLDGSSRSLLQATAERLLTFAGSWDDLWVITSSQLGQGVKQQLPELPSPNLLIEPQGRDTAAAVAWTSLEIQKRYGDDAIIGFFPSDHWIADQQAFKRTLDAATQLAANTAAIVTLGIKPTFPSTGYGYIEQGEKIGSFNELPAYHVNRFTEKPDRGKAETFLSTGRFSWNSGMFVFRAGVVLNELYTHAPEIIEPLVKQGVDIYPQLPKKSIDYALMEKTNLAYVLPADFGWDDLGDWNAIERLLKKPDSPNVELATHVGLDTQGAIVYATNPEDVIVTIGLEDVVIVRDRNVTLIVNKERTQEIKQVIKNLQNDPRFSDLL
- a CDS encoding LCP family protein; this encodes MIKQVQFSDNQVTPQQIPDLELGLQPSQLQRLDHQVIAQPATTGEIEVRPQQQSAIASRNVVESVGAIPNELYERLGLAMPRWLLWILTVVLGIILSGLLASTLALWTPLWSNLDRTDEELGFSGQDEQKMPLPGELWSKISQYQLSKPMNILIMGIEPVKGAVDGSAESFSGNSDTMMLVRLNPASKTMRVLSIPRDTMIAIPEQGLTKVSEANAQGGPVLAARVVSRTLNNARIDRYIRISTSGLRQVVDQLGGVEVFVPKAMSYQDPNTRSTVSLVSGWQTLNGEQAELFVRYREEGLGDLTRVQRQQAVVAALLQRLNSPTVLPRLPQLTRLMRKYFDSNLKIEEMMALVNFSVNLERDNFQMTMLPGTFSKFSKDPNSYWLNLTGQQNLLNNYVGVDIPGLKSDSRPVSKFRIAIQNASNQPQLTEKVIAYLKQKGFTNIYTTPEWPDTQRQTQIIVQRGNRAAAIELQNILGLGLVQVKSTGDLESDITIRIGKDWK